A DNA window from uncultured Methanoregula sp. contains the following coding sequences:
- a CDS encoding DUF1922 domain-containing protein, translating into MYLIIRCPSCRKFSYVDRFQRWKLCPQCGHAQEVSKSPAYLEVVDFREAEHIVKEMEKHIHATKKTDFSPEETAELRHHYAEALRHRAKKPRA; encoded by the coding sequence ATGTACCTCATCATCCGGTGCCCGTCCTGCAGGAAGTTCTCGTACGTGGATCGGTTTCAGCGCTGGAAACTCTGCCCGCAGTGCGGCCATGCCCAAGAAGTGAGCAAATCACCGGCTTACCTGGAAGTCGTCGACTTCCGTGAAGCAGAACATATTGTAAAAGAGATGGAAAAGCACATCCATGCTACAAAAAAGACCGATTTTTCACCGGAAGAGACCGCTGAGCTGCGCCACCATTATGCAGAGGCACTGAGGCACCGGGCAAAAAAACCCCGTGCCTGA
- a CDS encoding PAS domain-containing sensor histidine kinase — protein MPLPLNKTDPVPSAEGILHDYERRYRMMAENIALGIFQITNGENGQVLSGNPVMAAMFGYDRVEDIVGRSINDFFIRSRELEELTTDLRRVGSVAGREIRLMRRDGSEIWVSIRAWNVGMAKDGLMVIEGLAEDITERRVFESEMHYHESELNRYAQALTLANKKLNLLSSITRHDILNKLTGLMGYLELIKEEFPDPQLQEYLTIQSEIIGIMELQIGFTKDYQSLGIENPHWFDLNETIQAAASAIHHPSVTVTVETGDLWIYADPMLEKVFYNLIDNALSHGTNLTRIAFRAEVSGETACIICEDDGGGVPNEFKEAIFNRKHFRHTGFGLFLSREILGITGLGIRETGEPGKGARFEINVPPQYFRIGNAAGA, from the coding sequence ATGCCTTTGCCTCTAAACAAAACTGATCCCGTCCCGTCTGCAGAAGGGATACTGCACGACTATGAGCGGAGATACCGGATGATGGCAGAAAACATTGCTCTTGGTATCTTCCAGATAACCAACGGGGAGAACGGGCAGGTCCTCTCGGGAAACCCTGTGATGGCAGCTATGTTCGGGTACGACCGGGTGGAGGACATTGTCGGCAGAAGTATAAACGATTTCTTTATCCGGTCGCGGGAACTCGAGGAACTCACAACAGATCTCAGGAGGGTTGGATCCGTTGCCGGCCGCGAGATCCGTCTCATGCGCCGGGACGGATCGGAGATATGGGTCTCGATCCGGGCCTGGAACGTGGGAATGGCAAAGGATGGTCTTATGGTGATAGAAGGGCTTGCAGAGGATATCACCGAACGGCGGGTCTTCGAGAGCGAGATGCACTATCACGAATCCGAACTGAACCGGTATGCCCAGGCTCTTACCCTTGCAAACAAAAAACTCAACCTCCTCTCGAGTATAACCCGGCACGATATCCTCAACAAACTGACCGGTCTCATGGGGTACCTGGAACTGATAAAAGAGGAGTTTCCGGATCCCCAACTCCAGGAATATCTTACCATCCAGTCCGAGATAATCGGAATTATGGAACTCCAGATCGGCTTCACAAAGGACTATCAGAGTCTCGGCATCGAGAACCCGCATTGGTTCGATCTTAACGAAACAATCCAGGCAGCCGCGTCTGCGATTCATCATCCATCGGTGACCGTGACGGTCGAAACCGGCGATCTCTGGATCTACGCGGACCCGATGCTCGAAAAAGTGTTTTACAACCTTATCGACAATGCCCTCAGTCATGGGACGAACCTGACCCGGATTGCCTTCAGGGCCGAGGTATCGGGTGAGACGGCCTGCATCATCTGCGAAGACGATGGCGGGGGAGTTCCCAATGAGTTCAAGGAAGCGATTTTTAATCGCAAACACTTCAGGCACACCGGCTTTGGCCTCTTCCTTTCCCGGGAGATCCTTGGTATCACGGGTCTTGGGATCCGGGAGACCGGCGAGCCGGGCAAAGGTGCCCGGTTTGAGATAAATGTGCCCCCTCAGTATTTCCGTATCGGGAATGCAGCCGGTGCGTAA
- a CDS encoding NAD(P)/FAD-dependent oxidoreductase — protein sequence MAGNGCIIIGGGPAGLFCAIHAAAHGLQVTVLEKNPEPGAKLLLSGSGQCNITHNGEIRDFLTRYGSHGKFLKPALMSFTNRDLQAFFRDRGLPVMTDENGKVFPETRRAADVLAVLLAECRKRGVNIRCNEPVREVARDGGAFACTAKNTIYHAAAVVITTGGASYPKCGTTGDGYRLAAALGQPVTTTRPALTPLQIRPFPFSSLMGISFEGMHFTHWRDGKKMGDHTGDVLFTHLGLSGPGILDASRDIREGDEIRLSFAGNLRRDEFTADIAQRAAENPGWQVSTILAKYPIPERLNRKLLKISGIAEDLTCAHFSATLRSALVKNCCEFPLIVAALGDYAVAMVTRGGVALEGVNQKTMESKIIPGLFFAGEVLDVDGDTGGFNLQAAFSTGYLAGTAAGKRLAGE from the coding sequence ATGGCTGGGAACGGGTGTATTATTATCGGGGGAGGGCCGGCCGGTCTTTTCTGTGCAATCCATGCGGCCGCCCATGGCCTGCAGGTCACGGTGCTTGAAAAGAACCCAGAGCCCGGTGCCAAGCTCCTGCTGTCCGGGTCCGGGCAATGCAATATTACGCACAACGGGGAGATCAGGGATTTCCTGACCCGATACGGGAGCCACGGAAAATTTTTGAAGCCGGCCCTCATGTCATTTACCAACCGGGATCTCCAGGCATTTTTCCGGGACCGGGGACTTCCGGTGATGACTGATGAGAACGGCAAGGTCTTCCCGGAAACCCGGAGAGCGGCAGATGTCCTAGCAGTTCTCCTTGCCGAATGCCGGAAACGTGGTGTCAACATCCGCTGCAACGAACCGGTCAGGGAGGTTGCCCGGGACGGGGGAGCATTTGCATGCACTGCAAAAAACACCATATACCACGCGGCAGCGGTTGTCATCACAACCGGTGGCGCATCGTACCCGAAGTGCGGGACAACCGGTGACGGGTACCGCCTCGCAGCAGCGCTCGGCCAGCCGGTAACCACAACCAGGCCAGCCCTCACACCGCTCCAGATCCGGCCGTTCCCGTTCTCATCTCTTATGGGCATCTCGTTTGAGGGGATGCATTTTACCCACTGGAGGGATGGGAAGAAAATGGGCGATCATACGGGAGATGTCCTTTTCACGCACCTTGGCCTCTCCGGGCCGGGCATTCTCGATGCCTCGCGGGATATCCGGGAGGGAGACGAGATCCGGCTCTCGTTTGCCGGGAACCTGCGGCGCGATGAATTTACAGCTGACATTGCACAACGGGCCGCAGAAAATCCCGGCTGGCAGGTGAGTACTATCCTCGCGAAATATCCAATCCCCGAACGGCTGAACCGGAAACTGCTCAAAATTTCCGGCATTGCAGAAGATCTCACATGCGCCCATTTCTCTGCAACCCTGCGATCTGCCCTTGTGAAGAACTGTTGCGAATTCCCGCTGATCGTTGCAGCCCTTGGAGACTATGCCGTTGCCATGGTGACCCGGGGGGGCGTTGCGCTTGAAGGCGTGAACCAAAAAACCATGGAATCGAAGATCATTCCCGGACTATTTTTTGCCGGCGAAGTGCTGGATGTGGACGGGGATACCGGCGGATTCAACCTGCAGGCAGCGTTCTCCACCGGGTACCTTGCAGGAACCGCTGCCGGGAAACGGCTGGCCGGAGAATAA
- a CDS encoding GNAT family N-acetyltransferase, with protein MPGTADPGKDSLSGELFSRAGPFTCFPLAEPDIVPAARIYTDVFLSDEPTSCRHAPDPGLFFPFAKIYVRSLVGKDLSFLAREKKTKRPAGFIFCFDLTHDPAGECAEMAAFISHFRDAVAMIDELEEHNLDRAGIRPGTTLHIFQIGVVREFRRMGLARALIRHAIAHAAERGFRQVVADCTNPASRQSFLACGFAEKGFLSYEDFTLDGRKFFSGLDGGISLMVRNI; from the coding sequence ATGCCAGGTACAGCTGACCCCGGTAAAGATTCCCTTTCTGGGGAGCTATTCTCACGGGCAGGCCCGTTTACCTGTTTTCCCCTGGCTGAACCCGATATCGTACCGGCAGCCAGGATCTATACAGATGTCTTTCTTTCCGACGAACCCACATCCTGCCGGCACGCTCCCGATCCAGGTTTGTTCTTCCCGTTTGCAAAGATCTATGTCCGGTCCCTGGTGGGAAAGGATCTCAGTTTTCTTGCACGCGAAAAAAAGACCAAAAGACCGGCCGGGTTCATCTTCTGTTTTGACCTGACCCATGATCCGGCCGGAGAATGTGCGGAGATGGCAGCCTTCATCTCCCATTTTCGGGACGCGGTGGCCATGATCGATGAGCTTGAAGAACATAACCTTGACCGTGCAGGGATCCGGCCCGGCACAACCCTGCATATCTTCCAGATTGGCGTTGTGAGAGAATTCCGGAGAATGGGCCTCGCCCGGGCCCTGATCCGGCATGCGATCGCCCATGCAGCAGAACGCGGCTTCCGGCAGGTTGTGGCCGATTGTACCAACCCGGCCTCGCGGCAGTCGTTCCTTGCGTGCGGTTTTGCTGAAAAGGGCTTCCTCTCGTATGAAGATTTCACCCTGGACGGGCGGAAGTTCTTCTCAGGGCTCGACGGGGGCATCTCCCTTATGGTTCGGAATATCTGA
- a CDS encoding flagellin: MRSFNNDSAFTGLEAAIVLIAFVVVAAVFSYVVLGAGFFTTQKSQEVVHTGVQQASSTLEIVGNVYGTGVASSYIDVINFSTALAPGGTPVDFDKVVMTYSNASTLETLSRGTKGSAPGAGQWTIAAVQNQVTNDDVLEKGEQFDIMAQPTNHILKNDQFQLEIKPAIGAALSISRTAPASILKVNTIY; the protein is encoded by the coding sequence ATGAGATCCTTCAACAATGATAGTGCATTTACCGGTCTCGAGGCAGCGATTGTGCTCATCGCATTCGTTGTCGTCGCGGCGGTGTTCTCGTACGTGGTGCTCGGCGCCGGTTTCTTCACAACCCAGAAGAGCCAGGAAGTCGTCCACACAGGTGTACAGCAGGCAAGCTCGACCCTCGAAATCGTCGGTAATGTTTACGGCACGGGAGTTGCAAGCAGTTACATTGATGTAATCAACTTCTCTACTGCACTGGCTCCGGGTGGAACCCCGGTCGACTTCGACAAGGTTGTAATGACCTACAGCAATGCGTCAACACTCGAGACCCTTTCACGGGGAACCAAAGGAAGTGCTCCGGGGGCAGGACAGTGGACCATTGCAGCCGTCCAGAACCAGGTAACCAACGATGATGTTCTTGAAAAGGGCGAGCAGTTCGACATTATGGCCCAGCCAACCAACCACATTCTCAAGAATGACCAGTTCCAGCTTGAGATCAAGCCGGCAATCGGTGCCGCTCTCTCCATCTCCCGCACTGCACCGGCCTCAATCCTGAAAGTGAACACCATCTACTAA
- a CDS encoding phosphate-starvation-inducible PsiE family protein translates to MEYEKTMLEYVEKFEKSIYAVIIFMLIIVLVAAMFDLVVLLGRFILDETPLLIEAKEMITLLGAFLLVLIGVELLDTIKAYFRENTIHVEIVILLAIIAVARKVLLLDQNSMNAFDYGFEMICIGVIILGLSAGYYLIKKAGITVGPDGIGKRE, encoded by the coding sequence ATGGAATATGAAAAGACTATGCTTGAGTATGTAGAAAAATTTGAAAAATCCATCTATGCGGTAATTATCTTCATGCTCATTATTGTGCTGGTAGCGGCGATGTTCGATCTGGTCGTGCTCCTGGGAAGATTCATCCTGGATGAAACCCCCCTCCTCATCGAAGCCAAGGAGATGATAACGCTCCTCGGGGCCTTCCTGCTGGTACTCATCGGCGTCGAACTCCTGGATACCATCAAGGCCTATTTCCGGGAGAATACGATTCACGTGGAGATCGTTATCCTGCTTGCCATCATAGCTGTGGCACGGAAAGTGCTCCTCCTCGACCAGAACAGCATGAATGCTTTTGATTATGGTTTTGAGATGATATGCATCGGTGTGATCATCCTTGGCCTTTCTGCCGGGTATTACCTGATCAAAAAGGCAGGCATCACGGTCGGCCCGGACGGGATCGGGAAGCGGGAATAA
- the cobA gene encoding uroporphyrinogen-III C-methyltransferase, whose amino-acid sequence MKGKVYLVGSGPGAEGLLTQRARTVIDKADVVLFDQLPGEEILATLPKQAEKIDCGKFGGKHNLEQDEIEALIVDRAKNGKMVVRLKGGDPFLFGRGGEELETVRAAGIDVEMVPGISSALAVPASMGIPLTHRKYASQVTILTGNEDPTKAEPALDWKLLAQLRGTIVILMGVANLGKIAAVLVQNGKAGSTPVAIIERGLRKDRRITTGTLSDIETVAKNAGVKPPAVIVIGDVVNMYDAELPDLIPYGI is encoded by the coding sequence ATGAAGGGTAAAGTGTATCTGGTAGGCTCGGGCCCCGGCGCAGAGGGACTCCTGACGCAGCGGGCAAGGACCGTGATTGACAAGGCGGATGTCGTGCTCTTCGACCAGCTTCCGGGCGAGGAGATTCTCGCAACGCTCCCGAAGCAGGCCGAAAAGATCGACTGCGGGAAGTTTGGCGGGAAGCACAACCTGGAGCAGGACGAGATCGAGGCCCTGATCGTGGACCGGGCAAAGAACGGAAAGATGGTCGTGCGGCTCAAGGGCGGCGACCCGTTCCTGTTCGGCCGGGGCGGCGAAGAACTCGAGACCGTCCGGGCAGCCGGGATAGATGTCGAGATGGTGCCGGGTATATCGAGTGCACTTGCCGTACCGGCCTCGATGGGTATTCCTCTTACCCACCGGAAGTATGCCTCGCAGGTTACGATCCTGACTGGCAACGAGGATCCGACAAAAGCCGAACCGGCGCTGGACTGGAAACTGCTCGCACAATTGCGGGGAACGATCGTTATCCTTATGGGGGTTGCAAACCTTGGGAAGATTGCGGCTGTACTGGTTCAGAACGGAAAAGCCGGATCAACGCCCGTTGCAATCATAGAACGCGGCCTGCGGAAAGATCGCCGGATCACGACCGGCACCCTTTCAGACATTGAGACGGTTGCGAAGAATGCCGGTGTGAAACCTCCGGCCGTCATTGTTATTGGCGATGTAGTGAACATGTATGATGCAGAATTACCGGATCTGATACCTTATGGAATATGA
- the hemC gene encoding hydroxymethylbilane synthase has product MSITIGTRGSKLALVQTATVCKKLTALGIETKTVIINTQGDSSTAVPLHAIGGQGVFVRALDDAILAGDIDCAVHSMKDIPAFRPSGLFTSAILKRDSAADYLAHNGSINTVRCIGTSSTRRKAQLLRHDPEIAIKELRGNVDTRIRKLSAGEYDGIMLAEAGLTRLDLRLPGERLPIDKFVPSPNQGTIAVVSRADPSLMEVLSALDHPQTRTDVMYERAVMEKLGGGCFTPLGIHCRAGHLIAEVLSLDGRETERIEADLSTIEEARETGRQLHGRAKGLIDEAYRQLGISHEG; this is encoded by the coding sequence ATGTCGATAACCATCGGAACACGCGGCAGCAAGCTTGCTCTTGTACAAACCGCAACGGTCTGTAAAAAATTAACGGCCCTTGGCATAGAAACAAAGACCGTTATCATCAATACCCAGGGGGATTCCTCGACCGCGGTCCCGCTCCATGCAATCGGCGGGCAGGGCGTTTTTGTCCGGGCCCTGGACGATGCCATTCTTGCCGGGGATATCGATTGCGCAGTGCACAGCATGAAGGATATCCCGGCGTTTCGCCCGAGCGGGCTTTTTACTTCGGCTATCCTCAAGCGGGATTCTGCTGCCGATTACCTGGCCCACAACGGCTCGATCAACACGGTCCGGTGTATCGGGACATCGAGCACCCGGAGAAAAGCCCAGCTCCTCCGGCATGATCCCGAGATCGCGATCAAGGAGCTGCGGGGCAATGTCGATACCCGCATCCGGAAGCTGAGTGCCGGGGAATATGACGGGATCATGCTTGCGGAAGCTGGCCTCACCCGGCTCGATCTCCGGCTGCCCGGCGAGCGCCTTCCCATCGACAAGTTCGTCCCGTCCCCGAACCAGGGAACGATCGCGGTGGTCAGCCGGGCCGATCCGTCTCTGATGGAAGTACTCTCGGCGCTCGATCACCCGCAGACCCGGACCGATGTGATGTACGAGCGGGCGGTGATGGAAAAACTGGGCGGTGGTTGTTTCACCCCGCTTGGCATCCACTGCCGGGCCGGGCATCTCATCGCTGAGGTGCTCTCGCTCGATGGCAGAGAGACCGAACGGATCGAGGCGGATCTCTCGACCATTGAGGAAGCCCGGGAGACCGGCAGGCAGCTGCACGGGCGGGCAAAAGGCCTGATTGACGAGGCATACCGTCAACTGGGGATCTCACATGAAGGGTAA
- a CDS encoding glutamate-1-semialdehyde 2,1-aminomutase, with the protein MKHNSSENLFTLAKTLMPGGVSSPVRAIKPYPFYTSFASGSHLTTVDGANLLDCCMAYGPLILGHAHPAVKEAIKNQLENGWLYGTPSPLEPAFARMITGDHPGMDMVRFVSSGSEATMAAIRLARGFTKKADIVKIEGGFHGAHDAVLVKAGSGATTTGVPDSAGVLADLVAHTRQVPYNDAEALEALLSAHTDVAALIIEPVLGNIGPVLPEKNYLREVREITKAHDVLLIFDEVITGYRLGIGGAQVKYGVKPDITTLGKIIGGGLPIGAFLGRREILEQVSPQGPVYQAGTFSGNPLSLTAGIATISWLHEHASLYAGLEEKARALEESIGTKAGGSFVRAGSMFKYFFRSTLPKNYTEVKQCDTESFGRFWKKMLDAGIFLPPSQFETNFLSAAHSDHDITTLSQAYTQCR; encoded by the coding sequence ATGAAGCATAACTCCAGTGAAAATTTATTCACGCTTGCAAAAACCTTAATGCCCGGCGGTGTCTCAAGCCCGGTACGCGCAATAAAACCGTACCCGTTTTACACATCGTTTGCATCCGGCTCGCACCTGACAACGGTCGATGGTGCGAACCTCCTGGACTGCTGCATGGCGTACGGGCCTCTCATTCTCGGTCATGCACACCCGGCGGTTAAGGAAGCGATCAAGAACCAGCTGGAAAACGGCTGGCTGTATGGTACGCCCTCGCCGCTCGAACCGGCCTTTGCCCGGATGATAACGGGCGATCACCCGGGAATGGATATGGTGCGGTTCGTATCGAGCGGTTCGGAGGCCACGATGGCCGCCATCCGGCTTGCCCGGGGATTTACGAAAAAGGCTGATATCGTGAAGATCGAAGGCGGGTTCCACGGGGCTCACGATGCCGTGCTCGTCAAAGCGGGATCGGGAGCAACCACCACCGGGGTCCCTGACTCGGCGGGTGTGCTCGCGGATCTCGTGGCCCATACCCGGCAGGTGCCGTACAATGATGCCGAAGCGCTCGAAGCCCTGCTCTCTGCCCACACGGATGTGGCAGCGCTGATCATCGAGCCGGTGCTCGGCAACATCGGCCCGGTTCTCCCGGAGAAGAATTATCTCCGGGAGGTCCGCGAGATCACCAAAGCCCACGATGTCCTCCTCATCTTCGACGAGGTCATTACCGGCTACCGGCTTGGCATCGGGGGCGCCCAGGTAAAGTACGGCGTTAAGCCGGACATCACGACGCTCGGGAAGATCATCGGCGGCGGCCTCCCCATCGGGGCATTTTTGGGCCGGCGCGAGATCCTGGAGCAGGTCTCCCCGCAGGGGCCGGTCTACCAGGCAGGCACCTTCTCGGGAAACCCTCTCTCGCTCACGGCAGGTATAGCCACGATCTCGTGGCTGCACGAGCATGCCTCGCTGTATGCCGGCCTCGAAGAGAAGGCCCGGGCCCTTGAGGAGTCGATCGGCACAAAAGCCGGAGGGTCGTTTGTCCGGGCCGGGTCGATGTTCAAGTACTTCTTCCGTTCAACACTTCCGAAAAACTACACGGAAGTCAAACAATGCGATACCGAATCCTTTGGCAGGTTCTGGAAGAAGATGCTGGATGCGGGAATATTTCTGCCCCCGTCCCAGTTTGAGACCAATTTCCTGTCAGCAGCGCACAGCGATCACGACATAACCACTCTTTCACAGGCGTACACACAATGTCGATAA
- the hemB gene encoding porphobilinogen synthase, which translates to MRRRRTRHIQPLLREVTLSKNDLIAPVFIDENLTVPKPIEAMPGQFRYPISGAEAVAEGLWQQGIRAILLFGIPKDKDPEGSSAYHPEGVIQQAVRRIKARVRDMVVITDVCACEYTDHGHCGIIGDTRNGPDLLNDPSLELMNRIAVSHAQSGADIVAPSCMLDGMVSSIRAALDDEGFEEVLIMSYSTKFASVLYGPFREAAGSGYSFGDRSTYQINPANSREAILESQMDADEGADILMVKPATFYLDILAEIASLGLPTAAYQVSGEYSMIKSAAANGWLKEKETVLESLTCIKRAGADLIITYFAADAARWLDEA; encoded by the coding sequence ATGAGAAGAAGAAGGACGAGGCACATCCAGCCTCTCCTGCGCGAGGTCACGCTCTCGAAAAATGACCTGATCGCTCCTGTTTTTATCGATGAAAACCTGACCGTGCCAAAACCGATCGAGGCAATGCCCGGCCAGTTCCGGTACCCGATCAGCGGCGCAGAAGCGGTTGCCGAGGGCTTATGGCAGCAGGGGATCCGGGCAATTCTTCTCTTTGGTATCCCGAAGGACAAGGACCCGGAAGGCAGCTCGGCCTATCACCCGGAAGGAGTTATCCAGCAGGCAGTCCGGCGGATCAAGGCCCGGGTCAGGGACATGGTTGTCATCACCGATGTCTGCGCCTGCGAATACACGGATCACGGGCACTGCGGGATCATCGGGGATACACGGAATGGCCCCGATCTCCTCAACGATCCCTCGCTCGAACTGATGAACCGGATCGCGGTGAGCCATGCACAGAGCGGGGCGGACATTGTTGCGCCGTCCTGCATGCTCGACGGGATGGTCTCTTCGATCCGGGCAGCTCTCGATGATGAGGGATTCGAGGAAGTCCTCATCATGTCCTACTCCACCAAATTCGCATCGGTGCTGTACGGGCCGTTCCGGGAAGCCGCGGGTTCCGGGTACTCGTTCGGCGACCGCTCGACCTATCAGATAAATCCAGCCAACAGCCGGGAAGCGATCCTCGAATCCCAGATGGATGCGGACGAGGGTGCCGATATCCTGATGGTCAAGCCCGCCACGTTCTACCTTGACATCCTTGCAGAGATTGCGTCGCTCGGCCTGCCGACTGCCGCGTACCAGGTGAGCGGGGAGTATTCCATGATAAAGAGTGCGGCGGCGAACGGGTGGCTCAAAGAGAAAGAGACCGTACTTGAAAGTCTCACCTGCATAAAGCGGGCAGGGGCAGACCTTATCATCACGTATTTCGCGGCCGATGCGGCCAGGTGGCTCGATGAAGCATAA